In the genome of Triticum urartu cultivar G1812 chromosome 5, Tu2.1, whole genome shotgun sequence, one region contains:
- the LOC125506399 gene encoding heavy metal-associated isoprenylated plant protein 30-like, with product MSVSSVLSSFLYGCFNPAGGRYHHHRAGAYYHSSHPTSADTMYYNQSGFAGGRRMGRSSRPLSLQTVELKVRMCCSGCARVVKHALTKLRGVDSVEVEVEMEKVTVTGYVERHRVLKEVRRAGKKAEFWPNPDQPLHFTTAKDYFHDQESFRPSYNYYRHGYNGDKHGHLPEPHRGSDPVSNMFNDDDVNACSIM from the exons ATGTCTGTGTCGTCGGTGCTGTCGTCGTTCCTGTACGGCTGCTTCAACCCTGCGGGCGGGCGGTACCACCACCACCGCGCCGGAGCCTACTACCACAGCAGCCACCCCACGAGCGCCGACACCATGTACTACAACCAGAGCGGGTTCGCCGGCGGCCGCAGGATGGGCCGGAGCAGCAGGCCGCTGTCCCTGCAG ACGGTGGAGCTCAAGGTGCGGATGTGCTGCTCGGGATGCGCGCGGGTGGTGAAGCACGCGCTGACCAAGCTGCGCGGGGTGGACAGcgtggaggtggaggtggagatGGAGAAGGTGACGGTGACCGGGTACGTGGAGCGGCACCGGGTGCTCAAGGAGGTGCGGCGCGCCGGGAAGAAGGCCGAGTTCTGGCCCAACCCGGACCAGCCGCTGCACTTCACCACCGCCAAGGACTACTTCCACGACCAGGAGTCGTTCCGCCCCAGCTACAACTACTACCGCCACGGCTACAACGGCGACAAGCACGGCCACCTCCCGGAGCCCCACCGCGGCTCCGACCCCGTCAGCAACATGTTCAACGACGACGACGTCAACGCGTGCTCCATCATGTAG